The Hymenobacter sp. GOD-10R genome includes a window with the following:
- a CDS encoding zinc ribbon domain-containing protein YjdM, whose amino-acid sequence METKDSNGNILNEGDSVTLIKDLKVKGSSTTLKRGTVVKNIRLTNNSAEIEGRAGGSVMVLKAEFLKKA is encoded by the coding sequence ATGGAAACCAAAGACAGCAACGGCAACATTCTCAATGAAGGCGACTCCGTGACGCTGATCAAGGACTTGAAAGTAAAAGGCTCTTCTACCACCCTGAAGCGTGGCACCGTAGTCAAGAACATCCGCCTGACCAACAACTCCGCAGAAATTGAAGGACGCGCCGGTGGCTCGGTGATGGTGCTCAAGGCGGAGTTCTTGAAGAAAGCCTAA
- a CDS encoding putative sensor domain DACNV-containing protein: protein MLSEPSYLAARMVAPMVEAHFARHRAAATPEEEPFLALKPESYLVEAVIDAAFWASLRREEGHPPKISLALLPPDGAKYPLLFGQRRRLTPYNLLKLAPAVEQPGIHLGVWHDEEGLYVWGTAINIPPLCFVLEVVEPGLLVIKHRRADGFGKFVNVAILRGDQLQVVDADNAAVNDCPALQAFLPDHGLLTTSGETNTVLVELATAMRAHGRGGLVLVVPPSNNQWKESIVQPMVYPVVPAYTGIADVQQQDQTRRKWQDKLLHTIKIVGGFTAVDGATVITQDYDLLAFGVKVARAESSTPVDKMVLSEPVVGSIAKRMHPAQNGGTRHLAAAQFVHDQRDSIALVASQDGYFTVFAWSEKLDLVHAHRIDVLLL from the coding sequence ATGTTGTCCGAACCCTCGTATTTAGCGGCCCGCATGGTCGCTCCTATGGTTGAAGCGCATTTTGCGCGGCATCGGGCCGCGGCTACGCCGGAAGAGGAACCCTTTTTGGCCTTAAAGCCGGAGTCTTACCTGGTAGAAGCCGTTATTGACGCCGCCTTCTGGGCTAGCTTGCGCCGCGAAGAAGGACATCCACCCAAGATTTCGCTGGCGCTGCTGCCGCCCGATGGGGCGAAGTACCCGCTGTTGTTTGGCCAGCGCCGCCGGCTAACCCCCTATAATTTGCTGAAGCTAGCCCCAGCCGTCGAGCAGCCCGGCATTCACCTGGGCGTGTGGCACGACGAAGAAGGCCTGTATGTGTGGGGCACTGCCATCAATATTCCGCCGCTGTGCTTTGTGCTAGAAGTGGTGGAACCTGGCCTGCTGGTTATCAAGCACCGCCGCGCCGATGGATTTGGTAAATTTGTCAACGTGGCCATCCTCCGCGGAGATCAGCTGCAAGTAGTCGACGCCGACAACGCCGCCGTGAACGACTGCCCCGCCTTGCAAGCCTTTCTGCCCGACCACGGCCTTCTCACGACCTCCGGCGAAACCAATACGGTGCTGGTGGAGCTGGCTACGGCCATGCGCGCTCACGGTCGGGGTGGCCTGGTACTAGTCGTGCCACCCAGTAACAACCAGTGGAAAGAGTCCATTGTGCAGCCCATGGTGTATCCCGTGGTACCTGCTTACACCGGCATTGCCGACGTGCAGCAGCAAGACCAAACCCGGCGCAAGTGGCAGGATAAGCTCCTGCACACCATCAAAATTGTGGGGGGCTTCACGGCCGTCGATGGCGCCACCGTCATCACGCAGGACTATGATTTGCTGGCCTTTGGGGTGAAAGTGGCGCGCGCTGAATCCAGCACCCCAGTCGACAAGATGGTATTATCAGAGCCGGTGGTGGGCAGCATTGCCAAGCGGATGCACCCGGCCCAAAACGGCGGTACGCGCCACCTCGCCGCTGCCCAGTTTGTGCACGACCAGCGCGATTCGATAGCGCTAGTGGCGTCGCAGGATGGCTACTTCACCGTCTTTGCGTGGTCGGAGAAGCTCGACCTGGTGCACGCCCACCGCATCGACGTGCTACTACTCTAG
- a CDS encoding HD domain-containing protein — MDCHRAETYVLRELRAHLSPTLYYHGLHHTLDVVQQAQALAAGEGITDPTMLALLRTAAHYHDSGFMTTYQGHEAAGCKLARQVLPDMDYSPDQIELICSLIMATRLPQCPGDSLLAKILCDADLDYLGRPADFWPVSQTLRKELEAHGSAVDDHTWNQGQVKFLSAHHYWTVTANVRRESAKQARLAEVRALLA; from the coding sequence ATGGACTGCCACCGCGCCGAAACGTACGTGCTGCGGGAGTTGCGCGCGCACCTCTCGCCAACTCTCTATTACCACGGCTTGCACCACACCTTGGATGTGGTGCAACAGGCGCAAGCATTGGCGGCAGGCGAGGGCATCACCGACCCCACTATGCTCGCCCTGTTGCGCACGGCCGCTCACTACCACGATTCGGGGTTCATGACGACCTACCAGGGGCACGAGGCGGCGGGCTGCAAATTAGCGCGCCAAGTGCTGCCCGATATGGACTACTCACCCGACCAGATCGAGCTGATTTGCAGCCTCATCATGGCTACGCGCCTGCCGCAATGCCCCGGCGACTCCTTGCTGGCCAAGATTCTTTGCGATGCCGACCTCGATTACCTAGGTCGCCCCGCCGACTTCTGGCCGGTCAGTCAGACGCTGCGCAAAGAGCTGGAAGCGCACGGCTCCGCAGTCGACGATCATACCTGGAACCAAGGCCAGGTGAAATTTCTGAGCGCACACCACTACTGGACTGTCACGGCCAACGTCCGTCGCGAATCGGCTAAGCAAGCGCGCTTAGCCGAAGTCCGAGCCTTATTAGCCTAA
- a CDS encoding MarR family winged helix-turn-helix transcriptional regulator, with the protein MLSEILFYSLDKAIRQYRKFAQANIDRAGIDITVDQWLVLRVIEEHDDLTQADMAERVFKDQASVARIIALLLKRGLLKAERLPQDGRRSQLRVSPLGHDVLVAVQPVVLSNRAVALKGLGEDELLQLRQSLERIYNNCRPKLPAENASADAAALHAVPSTQEASS; encoded by the coding sequence ATGCTTTCAGAAATATTATTCTACTCCCTCGATAAAGCTATTCGACAATACCGCAAGTTTGCGCAAGCCAATATTGACCGCGCCGGCATTGACATCACCGTCGACCAGTGGCTGGTGCTGCGCGTGATAGAGGAGCACGACGACCTCACCCAAGCGGACATGGCCGAGCGTGTGTTCAAAGATCAGGCTTCCGTAGCCCGCATTATTGCGCTGTTGCTTAAACGCGGCCTCCTAAAAGCAGAGCGGCTACCGCAAGATGGGCGGCGGAGCCAACTGCGCGTGTCGCCGCTTGGGCACGATGTGCTGGTCGCGGTGCAACCGGTCGTACTCAGCAACCGCGCTGTTGCCTTAAAAGGCCTCGGCGAAGATGAATTGCTACAGCTGCGGCAGAGCTTAGAGCGTATTTACAACAACTGTCGCCCCAAGCTACCCGCCGAGAATGCTTCGGCAGATGCTGCCGCGCTCCACGCCGTACCTAGCACCCAAGAAGCTAGCTCCTAG
- the rlmF gene encoding 23S rRNA (adenine(1618)-N(6))-methyltransferase RlmF, which translates to MPQPLKNSAADKESLHPRNRHRGRYDFPQLVQNSPELAPFVAVNAHGDTSIDFANPDAVKALNRALLKQYYGIQLWDIPAGYLAPPIPGRADYVHYLADLLGSVNDGVVPTGKRVRVLDVGVGANCIYPIIGHREYGWRFIGTDVDPVAIRVAKQIVANNSVLTGAVELRLQPSSTNMFVGITKPKEVFDLTMCNPPFHSSEDEAEASTRRKEHNLGTSQGPKPTPNFGGKPSELWYPGGEATFLWRMATESALFREECLWFTALVSKKETLPGLYKSLQKLGATDVRTINMAQGQKISRIVAWTYLDAEKQRAWREKRWATQ; encoded by the coding sequence ATGCCCCAGCCACTTAAGAACTCTGCTGCCGACAAAGAAAGCCTGCACCCGCGCAACCGCCACCGTGGCCGCTACGACTTCCCGCAGCTCGTGCAAAACTCGCCGGAGCTAGCCCCCTTCGTGGCGGTGAATGCGCACGGCGACACCAGCATCGACTTTGCCAACCCCGATGCGGTGAAGGCACTGAACCGGGCGTTGTTGAAGCAGTACTACGGTATTCAGCTCTGGGATATTCCGGCTGGCTACCTAGCCCCGCCCATCCCTGGCCGCGCCGACTATGTGCACTACCTAGCCGATTTGCTCGGCTCCGTCAATGATGGCGTGGTGCCCACCGGTAAGCGTGTTCGCGTGCTCGACGTCGGAGTGGGCGCGAACTGCATTTACCCCATTATCGGGCACCGCGAATACGGTTGGCGCTTTATCGGCACCGATGTCGACCCAGTAGCCATTCGGGTGGCAAAGCAAATTGTCGCCAACAACAGCGTGCTCACCGGCGCGGTAGAGCTGCGCCTGCAGCCCTCGTCTACCAACATGTTTGTTGGCATCACGAAGCCCAAAGAAGTGTTCGACCTGACGATGTGCAATCCGCCTTTCCACAGCTCAGAAGACGAAGCCGAGGCTAGCACCCGGCGCAAAGAACACAACCTAGGTACCAGCCAAGGCCCCAAGCCTACGCCAAACTTCGGCGGCAAACCCAGTGAACTGTGGTACCCCGGCGGCGAAGCTACTTTCCTGTGGCGCATGGCCACCGAAAGTGCTTTGTTTCGCGAGGAGTGCCTGTGGTTTACGGCGTTGGTTTCCAAGAAAGAAACGCTGCCGGGCCTGTATAAGTCGCTGCAAAAGCTAGGTGCCACTGATGTGCGTACCATCAACATGGCGCAGGGTCAGAAGATCAGCCGCATCGTAGCTTGGACGTATTTGGACGCGGAGAAACAGCGCGCGTGGCGCGAAAAGCGGTGGGCGACGCAGTAA
- a CDS encoding cold shock domain-containing protein has protein sequence MGRSQATFGKKENEKKRLQKRNEKAEKKEERQANAKKGQSLDDMLAYVDENGNISATPPDPKKKKEIDPETIRIVTLKQEDMEQEDPIHKGTVTFFNESKGYGFIKDLQTQESVFVHVNKLVNPIKENDKVNFEIEMGPKGPSAFNVKLEA, from the coding sequence ATGGGCAGATCACAAGCCACCTTCGGCAAGAAGGAAAACGAAAAGAAACGGTTACAGAAGCGCAACGAGAAAGCCGAGAAGAAAGAAGAGCGGCAGGCAAACGCGAAGAAAGGCCAGAGCCTAGACGATATGCTAGCCTACGTTGACGAGAACGGTAACATTTCCGCGACGCCTCCGGACCCGAAGAAGAAAAAAGAAATTGACCCCGAGACCATCCGTATCGTAACCCTCAAGCAGGAAGATATGGAGCAGGAAGACCCTATCCATAAGGGTACGGTAACGTTCTTCAATGAGTCGAAAGGCTATGGTTTTATCAAAGACTTGCAGACGCAGGAAAGCGTTTTCGTGCACGTCAACAAGTTGGTAAACCCAATCAAGGAGAACGACAAAGTAAACTTTGAAATTGAAATGGGTCCGAAAGGTCCCAGTGCTTTCAACGTGAAACTAGAGGCTTAA
- a CDS encoding pseudouridine synthase → MTHRHFLIHKPFGYLSQFVCELKKKKLLGELYDFPEGTMAIGRLDEHSEGLLLLTTDGRVSEMVRSKGVEKEYYAQVDGLITDEAVAQLQQGVEIGLRDVKYQTSPCTAFRLETPPSFPPRTKKIRDDRHGPTSWVSITLTEGKFRQIRKMTAAVGFPTLRLVRVRVGNIHLHNLPPGGVQEVVNFALPEREEVGSLHCSS, encoded by the coding sequence ATGACGCACCGTCATTTCCTCATTCATAAGCCGTTTGGCTACCTCAGCCAGTTTGTGTGCGAGCTAAAGAAGAAAAAGCTCCTGGGCGAGTTGTACGATTTCCCGGAGGGCACCATGGCCATTGGCCGTCTCGACGAGCACAGCGAAGGCCTGTTGCTGCTGACTACTGACGGCCGCGTGAGCGAAATGGTGCGGAGCAAAGGCGTTGAGAAGGAGTACTATGCGCAAGTCGACGGCCTGATAACCGACGAGGCCGTGGCACAACTGCAGCAAGGGGTAGAAATTGGCCTCCGCGATGTGAAGTACCAGACCAGCCCCTGCACCGCCTTCCGCCTAGAGACGCCACCTAGCTTTCCGCCCCGCACCAAAAAAATTCGCGACGACCGCCACGGTCCTACCAGCTGGGTGTCGATAACGCTAACAGAAGGAAAGTTTCGGCAGATCCGCAAAATGACGGCCGCCGTAGGTTTTCCAACCCTCCGACTGGTGCGCGTGCGGGTCGGCAACATTCATCTGCATAATCTACCACCGGGTGGCGTGCAGGAAGTTGTTAACTTTGCGCTTCCTGAGCGCGAAGAAGTAGGTAGTTTACACTGCTCTTCCTAG
- a CDS encoding cyclic nucleotide-binding domain-containing protein, with translation MTLLERWQQLVGIRPDEGRTVGLFFLHNFLLGIGTILVYVSANVILLETNPERNLPLAYGVAALAMMGASKIYGHYEHHLSLQRLAARVLLSVVVVTGVLGVLITFGHSVAAAVAIMAGYRVIYLLTNLEFWGVSAVVFDVRQGRRLFSVISSGDMPAKALGAVLAILIHHHSDLLWLLLTAFAAYLGALLTLQATGRLHDVEVRAAARAVRTQALAPELRKWFGDSRLVLTLCLSLTAIAAVTTGVEYSFFVNVKHKFHDQASVMQYVGSVLVLTYLLASLFKLLFSHTLLSKLGIRWMLITLPIVVLASLLLFGGLWIEQVEESILLLYFCGLYLVLEVLRRAIFDPVFLVLFQPMSAPERLQAHTLVKGFYEPLGMALGGGLLFALHFFPALSQWAPFAWMGLFMAGAIFFLHRTYGHYLSELQHALSRRFTTDTEADGQSWSEALGSRQNGTTALSDGRETKQLIAALTDKNLRHAAADQLVQLGEAAVPELATVLQTSPDETLVRRVALVCGQIRVPASRSALLLLVQQPNLARREIALRALRSFGPVAADAPLFEGLILAEMKLAQVLLHGQATTDNAPLTQALDYELSKVQQRIFGLLFQLYSPQLIADAQRGVTHATRERQANALEMLDNVIARPVYLALQTLFEVAPVRQKVRAFTTVIGSMETSEPVLDTIIRCGEATFSDWTVSVALRQWHPQAATSAELLPYLGSKNLLIQESAFAVLDQLSEQEPTLYQSLLAAHPTLTSLRMSHHATTSRIPATERVSVLKNTALFAATPENVLSSIVPIMKEVTFHDEQQVFAKGDLGASLFIVYKGEVGVFSGAQHLATFRKGDFFGELALLDAEPRSATAVAKGDVVAFRLDQEDFYDVMEERSEVLRNIMRVLCQRLRRQNEKTMAAPPSSVSEG, from the coding sequence ATGACATTACTTGAACGCTGGCAGCAACTGGTTGGCATTCGCCCAGATGAAGGGCGTACGGTTGGGCTGTTCTTTCTGCATAACTTCTTGCTCGGCATCGGGACCATTCTGGTGTACGTGTCGGCCAACGTTATTCTGCTCGAAACCAACCCAGAGCGTAATCTGCCCCTAGCCTACGGTGTGGCAGCGCTAGCTATGATGGGTGCCAGCAAGATCTACGGCCACTACGAGCATCATCTGTCGCTGCAACGCTTAGCCGCCCGCGTGCTGCTGTCGGTGGTCGTGGTCACGGGCGTGCTGGGCGTCCTGATTACGTTCGGGCATTCGGTGGCGGCGGCCGTCGCTATTATGGCGGGCTACCGTGTGATTTACCTGCTCACCAACCTAGAGTTCTGGGGCGTGTCGGCGGTGGTGTTCGATGTGCGGCAGGGGCGCCGTTTGTTTAGCGTGATTAGCTCCGGCGATATGCCCGCCAAGGCGCTCGGGGCCGTGCTAGCCATCCTGATTCATCATCACTCCGACCTGCTGTGGCTGCTGCTCACCGCCTTTGCCGCCTACCTAGGTGCCCTGCTGACGCTGCAAGCCACAGGCCGCTTGCACGACGTAGAAGTGAGAGCCGCCGCCCGCGCGGTGCGCACGCAAGCCCTCGCTCCGGAGCTGCGCAAGTGGTTTGGCGACAGCCGGTTGGTGCTGACGCTGTGCCTAAGCCTGACTGCTATTGCTGCCGTCACGACGGGAGTAGAGTATTCCTTCTTCGTGAATGTCAAACACAAATTTCACGACCAAGCCAGCGTGATGCAGTACGTAGGCAGCGTGCTGGTGCTGACGTACTTATTAGCGTCGCTCTTCAAGCTGCTGTTTTCCCACACCCTACTCAGCAAGCTAGGTATCCGGTGGATGCTGATCACCCTGCCCATTGTGGTGCTCGCTAGTTTGCTGTTGTTTGGTGGCTTGTGGATCGAGCAAGTGGAGGAAAGTATCCTGCTGCTGTATTTCTGCGGTCTGTATCTGGTATTGGAAGTGCTGCGCCGGGCCATCTTCGACCCGGTGTTTCTGGTGCTGTTCCAGCCCATGTCAGCGCCCGAGCGTTTGCAAGCCCATACGTTGGTGAAGGGCTTCTACGAGCCATTGGGCATGGCGTTGGGCGGCGGGTTGCTGTTTGCGCTACACTTCTTCCCGGCGCTTAGTCAGTGGGCGCCTTTCGCCTGGATGGGCTTGTTTATGGCCGGGGCCATCTTCTTTTTGCATCGTACCTACGGCCACTACCTGAGTGAGCTGCAACACGCGCTGAGCCGCCGCTTCACAACCGATACCGAAGCGGATGGGCAAAGCTGGTCGGAAGCCCTAGGCTCTCGGCAAAATGGCACGACCGCCTTGTCTGATGGGCGAGAAACGAAGCAACTCATTGCGGCGCTAACCGACAAAAACTTGCGCCATGCAGCAGCTGATCAGTTGGTGCAGTTGGGCGAAGCCGCGGTGCCGGAACTGGCTACCGTGCTGCAAACCAGTCCGGATGAAACGCTGGTGCGGCGCGTGGCTTTGGTGTGCGGGCAGATTCGAGTGCCTGCCAGCCGTAGTGCACTGCTGTTGCTGGTGCAGCAGCCAAACCTAGCTCGGCGAGAAATAGCCTTGCGAGCGCTGCGCAGCTTTGGGCCTGTTGCCGCAGATGCGCCGCTGTTTGAAGGCTTGATTTTGGCCGAGATGAAGCTCGCCCAAGTGCTGCTGCACGGGCAAGCAACGACCGACAACGCCCCGCTCACCCAGGCCCTCGACTACGAACTATCCAAAGTGCAGCAGCGCATCTTTGGTTTGTTATTCCAGCTGTACTCTCCCCAGCTCATTGCCGATGCGCAACGTGGCGTGACGCACGCCACCCGCGAGCGGCAGGCTAACGCGCTGGAAATGCTGGACAACGTCATTGCGCGCCCCGTTTACCTAGCTCTCCAGACGCTATTTGAAGTAGCGCCTGTGCGCCAGAAAGTACGGGCTTTTACTACCGTAATCGGCTCAATGGAAACATCAGAACCGGTGCTGGATACGATCATCCGGTGCGGCGAAGCAACATTTTCGGACTGGACGGTCAGCGTAGCCCTGCGCCAATGGCACCCCCAAGCTGCTACCAGCGCCGAACTGCTACCGTACCTAGGTAGCAAGAATCTGCTGATTCAAGAAAGCGCCTTTGCGGTGCTCGATCAACTTTCCGAACAAGAGCCTACGCTTTACCAATCTTTGCTTGCTGCTCACCCCACGCTTACGTCTTTGCGCATGAGTCACCACGCCACAACTTCCCGCATCCCGGCCACGGAGCGGGTTTCGGTCCTGAAAAACACCGCTCTCTTTGCCGCCACGCCCGAGAACGTGCTGAGTAGCATTGTGCCCATCATGAAGGAAGTGACGTTCCACGATGAACAGCAGGTATTTGCCAAAGGCGACCTAGGTGCCTCGTTGTTTATCGTTTACAAAGGGGAAGTCGGAGTTTTCAGCGGCGCGCAGCACTTGGCCACGTTCCGCAAGGGCGACTTCTTCGGCGAGCTAGCCCTGCTCGATGCGGAACCACGTTCTGCCACCGCCGTAGCGAAAGGCGATGTAGTGGCCTTTCGCCTCGATCAGGAAGACTTCTACGATGTGATGGAAGAACGCAGCGAGGTGCTGCGCAACATCATGCGGGTACTATGCCAGCGCTTGCGTCGGCAGAATGAAAAGACAATGGCAGCACCTCCTAGCTCTGTGTCTGAGGGGTAG
- a CDS encoding phospholipid scramblase-related protein produces MLNRHNYFIREHVGMFKLEDTYDILDPETNEQIGIASEATPSWAIWLRLLFKKQMLPATVAVRETLDSKPLLRIERGWTFWRSKVRVIDAHENELGYFKSKIFSLAGGFHVYSPQDEKIAEIKGSWKSWDFKFISASGQEVGVVTKKWAGFGKELFTTADNYLISIHDTGEVQPISTVMLLAAGLAIDTVFNEQQ; encoded by the coding sequence ATGCTAAATCGGCACAACTACTTTATTCGCGAACATGTAGGCATGTTCAAGCTGGAAGACACTTACGATATTCTGGACCCCGAAACCAACGAGCAAATAGGCATTGCGAGTGAAGCTACTCCGTCGTGGGCGATATGGCTACGGCTACTTTTCAAAAAACAGATGCTACCTGCAACGGTAGCTGTGCGTGAAACCCTAGATTCCAAGCCCCTGCTGCGTATTGAGCGCGGCTGGACGTTCTGGCGCTCGAAGGTGCGCGTCATTGATGCGCACGAAAACGAGCTAGGCTATTTCAAAAGCAAGATATTCAGCCTCGCAGGCGGCTTCCACGTGTATTCGCCGCAGGATGAGAAAATAGCTGAAATCAAAGGCAGTTGGAAAAGCTGGGACTTCAAGTTTATCAGCGCCTCGGGGCAGGAAGTAGGTGTAGTGACCAAGAAATGGGCTGGCTTTGGTAAAGAGCTCTTCACCACTGCCGACAACTACCTGATTTCTATTCATGACACAGGCGAAGTGCAGCCTATTTCGACTGTGATGCTATTGGCGGCTGGGTTGGCTATTGATACTGTATTTAATGAACAACAGTAA
- a CDS encoding MGH1-like glycoside hydrolase domain-containing protein translates to MKQYTRTAYLALMLLIGAGAELSAQTSRSATGNVPAQGSWQQLATDASRAGKPAWRPMLTYVAGLHQKGTHPAAWPFDYEWEDLGPGYVYGNAFGHWDVVHETLDVLPSYPEHALHQLLNDIKNQEPNGLLPGSIYMPGGMSGRDSVTWNKNTQGHPPLWPLAVQDYVKLTKDSTVIKTFYTPLVRQIAWFENTRKAEGEGFFYNDILLKKWESGVDEGIRFDEVAKGALACVDATSHVFALYQMAAKWARQLGLDASYYEKRTNELRTFIQTGLYVPADGMFYDSWAVKDPALRNLPFESMWPLVTGAATQEQANRYIDNYLLNKSVFLTDHPIATVGRRDPKFELRMWRGPAWNSMAYWAARGCLNYGRKDAAKVILEKALDDSAKQFKRTGTIWEFYHPLGGKPEDVKRKPNTKYNTPCRDYLGHNPLIEMARLYDSVK, encoded by the coding sequence GTGAAACAGTATACTCGCACAGCCTACCTAGCCCTCATGTTGCTCATCGGAGCGGGCGCCGAACTGAGCGCGCAAACTTCGCGCTCTGCCACCGGCAACGTACCCGCGCAGGGCAGCTGGCAACAGCTAGCTACCGACGCCTCCCGAGCTGGCAAACCTGCGTGGCGCCCTATGCTAACGTACGTGGCAGGCTTGCACCAAAAAGGCACGCACCCCGCTGCTTGGCCCTTCGACTACGAATGGGAGGACCTAGGTCCTGGCTACGTGTACGGCAATGCGTTTGGCCACTGGGATGTGGTGCACGAAACGCTCGACGTGCTGCCCTCCTACCCCGAGCATGCACTGCATCAGTTACTGAACGATATCAAAAATCAGGAGCCAAACGGGCTGCTGCCGGGCTCCATCTACATGCCCGGCGGCATGTCGGGGCGCGACTCGGTGACGTGGAACAAGAACACCCAAGGCCACCCGCCGCTGTGGCCGTTGGCGGTGCAGGATTATGTGAAGCTGACCAAGGACAGCACCGTTATCAAGACCTTCTACACGCCGTTGGTTCGGCAAATAGCATGGTTCGAGAATACGCGGAAAGCGGAAGGAGAAGGTTTTTTCTACAATGATATTCTGCTGAAGAAATGGGAAAGTGGCGTCGACGAAGGCATCCGCTTCGATGAAGTGGCGAAAGGCGCCCTAGCCTGCGTCGATGCCACCAGCCACGTATTTGCACTCTACCAAATGGCTGCGAAGTGGGCTCGGCAGCTCGGCTTGGATGCTAGCTATTATGAGAAACGCACCAACGAATTGCGCACATTTATTCAAACGGGCTTGTATGTGCCCGCCGATGGCATGTTCTACGATAGCTGGGCCGTGAAAGACCCCGCGCTCCGCAACTTACCCTTCGAAAGCATGTGGCCGCTTGTAACAGGCGCGGCCACTCAGGAGCAAGCCAACCGATACATTGACAACTATTTACTTAATAAGTCTGTCTTTCTGACTGACCATCCCATTGCCACCGTTGGGCGACGCGACCCGAAGTTTGAGTTGCGCATGTGGCGCGGCCCGGCTTGGAACAGCATGGCCTATTGGGCGGCCCGCGGCTGCCTGAATTACGGCCGCAAAGACGCCGCTAAGGTTATCCTCGAAAAAGCCCTGGATGATTCGGCGAAGCAGTTCAAGCGGACGGGCACCATCTGGGAGTTCTATCACCCGCTGGGCGGCAAGCCGGAAGATGTGAAGCGCAAGCCCAACACCAAATACAACACACCGTGCCGCGACTACCTAGGTCATAACCCGCTGATTGAAATGGCGCGCCTGTACGATTCTGTCAAATAA
- a CDS encoding S41 family peptidase: MKILLLAISLLVCVGVPEVSGQTKLTPQQYRQDFDFFWETIHDNYAYFDKKQTDWYKVRQLYQPQADTIRSRRAFVRLLENAFMELYDNHASLATNRFDSQRLVPSGSDLHAEFVAGKAIVLDVRQHLGAEKVGIRPGMEVVAIGGVPIEQAIQPFVGKALHTVDAEARNYALDLALAGAHHLPRKLSVRTAGGVVEYQPDQPVMLQENVNYPRKVETRVLGKVGYIRINNCLFDNGLMQAFDSALTTMLPTSALILDLRDTPSGGNTTVARAILGRFITTEQAYQEHELVSEERVYGVKRKWRELVSPRPAPYTRPVAVLANHWTASMGEGITIAFDALKRATVVGTELARLNGAIYSYKMPNSGIGFNFPAEKLYHLKGTPREKYRPNILVDLRKANPASNQDLILETALKLLN; this comes from the coding sequence ATGAAAATATTGCTACTGGCTATTAGCCTGCTGGTGTGCGTTGGAGTACCAGAAGTATCGGGACAAACAAAGCTGACCCCGCAGCAGTACCGCCAAGACTTTGACTTTTTCTGGGAGACGATACATGACAACTACGCGTACTTCGATAAAAAGCAAACCGACTGGTACAAGGTGCGCCAGCTCTACCAGCCCCAGGCCGACACCATTCGCTCGCGGCGGGCCTTTGTGCGGTTGCTGGAAAACGCGTTCATGGAGCTCTACGACAATCACGCTTCCTTGGCAACTAACCGGTTCGACTCACAGCGCCTGGTGCCCTCCGGCAGCGACCTGCATGCGGAGTTTGTGGCGGGCAAAGCCATCGTGCTCGACGTGCGCCAGCACCTAGGTGCCGAGAAAGTTGGGATTCGGCCGGGGATGGAGGTCGTGGCTATTGGCGGCGTGCCCATCGAGCAAGCCATTCAACCCTTCGTAGGCAAAGCCCTGCACACCGTGGACGCGGAGGCACGCAACTACGCTCTGGACCTAGCCTTGGCTGGCGCCCACCACCTGCCGCGCAAATTATCGGTGCGCACGGCGGGCGGCGTGGTAGAGTACCAGCCCGATCAGCCTGTCATGCTCCAAGAAAACGTGAACTACCCGCGCAAGGTCGAAACCCGAGTGCTGGGCAAAGTAGGCTACATCCGCATCAATAACTGCTTGTTCGATAATGGCTTGATGCAAGCCTTCGATAGTGCGCTCACAACGATGCTGCCCACCAGCGCGCTGATCCTGGACCTGCGCGATACGCCCAGCGGCGGAAATACCACCGTAGCTAGAGCCATTCTGGGGCGCTTCATCACGACGGAGCAGGCCTACCAAGAACATGAGCTGGTGAGCGAGGAAAGAGTGTACGGGGTAAAACGGAAGTGGCGTGAGTTGGTGTCGCCGCGGCCAGCGCCATACACCCGGCCCGTAGCGGTGCTCGCCAACCACTGGACGGCGAGCATGGGCGAGGGCATCACCATTGCCTTCGATGCTTTGAAGCGTGCTACAGTCGTAGGCACCGAGCTAGCCCGACTCAACGGCGCTATTTACTCGTATAAGATGCCCAACTCTGGTATCGGGTTCAACTTTCCCGCCGAAAAGCTCTACCATCTCAAGGGCACTCCACGCGAAAAATACCGTCCCAACATCTTGGTCGATTTACGCAAAGCTAACCCTGCTTCTAACCAGGATTTGATTTTAGAAACAGCATTAAAGCTGCTCAACTAA